A genomic region of Leptospira barantonii contains the following coding sequences:
- a CDS encoding glycosyltransferase family 4 protein → MTTRNEKKKNKGGFAIGLDARMIAHSGIGMRIRGLLKYLGPAAEKENIRVYLFGDAETIRNEGIHCHKFSGFDPKTQDQSDLETKLDSNSKKKKSSSPNKNAEFSYSVIDYHSPIYSLSEFKGHPLMGRMDLIDIPHFNAPLPYLKKTIVTIHDIIPFRMKEFHSSFVKRLYMQVVFRLLKLFTKKVLSVSDYTARDLESVFGFSKKETQVIHNGIDDSIFYPASSSEKKNFLKKYGLKEGYLLSVGIGKGHKNLNLVAKVLKPLWESRLLKTKWVLGGAFGKIPDYLQADVLDCETQILPMPRLSLDELRCLYSCAGVLLFPSRYEGFGFPPLEAQACGCPVISSDATVMPEILGDSVSYFSPDKPDQLEKLLKDFLKGRNYGKTWITKGKKNSARFSWKKAAQETLEVYKNLLK, encoded by the coding sequence ATGACAACTCGAAACGAGAAGAAAAAGAATAAGGGCGGCTTTGCGATCGGATTGGACGCGCGTATGATCGCACATTCCGGAATCGGAATGAGAATCCGAGGTCTTTTGAAATATCTCGGACCGGCCGCGGAAAAGGAAAACATTCGGGTCTATCTTTTCGGGGACGCGGAAACGATTCGCAACGAAGGAATTCATTGTCATAAATTTTCCGGATTCGATCCGAAAACGCAGGATCAATCCGATCTCGAAACGAAACTCGATTCTAATTCGAAGAAAAAAAAATCTTCATCGCCTAACAAGAACGCCGAGTTTTCGTATTCAGTCATCGATTATCATTCTCCGATTTACTCGCTTTCCGAGTTCAAAGGACATCCGCTTATGGGGAGAATGGACCTTATAGACATTCCCCATTTCAACGCGCCTTTGCCTTATCTCAAAAAGACGATCGTAACGATTCACGATATCATTCCGTTTCGGATGAAGGAATTTCATTCCAGTTTTGTTAAGCGACTTTATATGCAGGTCGTATTTCGTTTGTTGAAACTTTTCACAAAGAAGGTCCTTTCCGTTTCCGATTACACGGCCCGAGATTTGGAATCGGTTTTCGGTTTTTCGAAAAAAGAAACACAAGTGATCCACAACGGAATCGACGATTCTATTTTTTATCCCGCTTCCTCTTCGGAGAAAAAGAACTTCTTAAAAAAATACGGACTCAAAGAAGGTTATCTGCTCAGCGTAGGAATCGGAAAAGGTCATAAGAATTTAAACTTAGTCGCAAAGGTTTTAAAACCTCTTTGGGAATCGAGGCTTCTAAAAACCAAATGGGTGTTAGGCGGAGCTTTCGGAAAAATTCCGGATTATCTGCAAGCGGACGTCTTAGATTGTGAAACTCAAATTCTTCCTATGCCGAGATTGTCTTTGGACGAATTGCGTTGTTTGTATTCCTGCGCCGGCGTCTTGCTCTTTCCTTCAAGATACGAAGGTTTTGGTTTTCCACCTCTCGAAGCACAGGCTTGCGGTTGTCCCGTAATTTCTTCCGACGCGACGGTTATGCCGGAAATTTTAGGCGACAGCGTTTCGTATTTTTCTCCGGACAAACCGGATCAATTGGAAAAACTTCTGAAGGATTTTTTAAAAGGTCGGAACTACGGCAAAACTTGGATCACAAAGGGTAAAAAGAACTCCGCGCGATTCTCTTGGAAAAAAGCCGCTCAGGAAACTCTGGAAGTATATAAGAATCTTTTAAAATGA
- a CDS encoding DUF1289 domain-containing protein, producing MVRSPCNKICTMDFESGYCEGCFRTIEEIGNWSRYSDAERDDLFLKLKVRKEEVLSKKKQFR from the coding sequence TTGGTTCGTTCACCTTGTAATAAAATCTGTACAATGGATTTCGAATCCGGTTATTGCGAAGGTTGTTTTAGAACCATCGAAGAAATCGGAAATTGGTCTCGTTATTCAGATGCGGAACGAGACGATCTTTTTTTAAAACTCAAGGTTCGTAAGGAAGAAGTTCTTTCCAAGAAAAAACAGTTTCGTTGA
- a CDS encoding cation:proton antiporter, producing MEHHSLSLLNDIAFSIIFATFFSHIARVTKQPLILGYVAGGLLLGPNLGLGLVVNEESIELISEIGLILLLFIIGLEIDLKELARMGKSMFILGISQFVFCVLFGLFFFKGILSGSTGKFDLLYFSIALAISSTMIVVKLLHDKFEVSTIAGRLTIGVLVLQDIWAIIFMGVQPNLQDPQILKIAGSLGIGLVLICVAFLISRFFLSRLFQAAASKPELILITSIAWCFLLCGFAERAGLSKEMGALIAGVSIAAFPYGADVIVKLSGIRDFFITLFFVALGMKIPIPSFQIISVSLIAVVFVIFSRVITVATPVYFSGKGLRAGVVTGLNLAQISEFSLVILALGMGYGHISKELESTVLTSMILASVVSTYIILFNDPISRFILKLLGMVGLKEKEDEKTESDITGQPKRDIVILGYFRIAQGLLEGIEREKPEWLNRILVVDFNPVFRQSLEAKGIRWAYGDLANPETLHHLGIEDARYVICTISDMILKGTTNRRLLESLKAICHHTQPSIILTTDDAQEADVLVSSGAAHVIVPGRISGMSLFKEMKTIVDHTKNGVEKSAVKTVKATSAAVLDSKKKKAVGKKTTSKSKVKGK from the coding sequence ATGGAGCATCATTCCCTCTCCCTTTTAAACGACATAGCATTCAGCATCATTTTCGCTACGTTCTTTTCCCATATCGCCAGAGTTACGAAACAACCGTTGATTCTCGGTTATGTTGCCGGGGGACTTTTGCTCGGACCGAATTTGGGTCTGGGACTTGTGGTAAACGAAGAGAGTATCGAATTGATTTCAGAGATCGGTTTGATTCTTCTTTTGTTCATCATCGGTCTTGAAATCGATCTGAAAGAATTGGCGCGCATGGGTAAGTCCATGTTTATTCTCGGGATCAGCCAGTTCGTATTTTGTGTATTGTTCGGTCTTTTTTTCTTTAAGGGAATTCTTTCCGGTTCGACGGGTAAGTTCGATCTTTTGTATTTCTCCATCGCGCTTGCGATCAGTTCGACTATGATCGTCGTCAAACTTCTGCATGATAAATTCGAAGTAAGTACGATCGCTGGTCGACTGACGATCGGTGTTTTGGTTCTTCAAGACATTTGGGCGATCATCTTCATGGGAGTTCAACCGAACCTTCAAGATCCTCAGATTTTAAAAATCGCGGGTTCTCTCGGAATCGGTTTGGTTCTTATCTGCGTAGCATTCTTAATTAGTAGATTCTTTTTATCGAGATTGTTTCAAGCCGCGGCTTCCAAACCGGAATTGATTCTGATCACTTCGATCGCTTGGTGTTTTTTACTTTGTGGTTTTGCAGAAAGAGCGGGACTTTCCAAGGAGATGGGAGCTTTGATCGCGGGTGTAAGTATCGCCGCGTTCCCCTATGGCGCCGACGTCATCGTAAAACTTTCCGGAATCCGCGACTTTTTTATCACTCTATTCTTTGTCGCACTGGGAATGAAAATTCCGATCCCTTCGTTTCAGATCATCTCGGTTTCTTTAATCGCGGTCGTGTTTGTGATTTTCAGCAGGGTGATCACAGTCGCTACGCCGGTTTATTTTTCGGGCAAAGGTTTAAGAGCCGGAGTCGTTACAGGTTTGAACCTGGCTCAGATCAGCGAGTTTTCTCTTGTGATTCTCGCGTTGGGAATGGGTTACGGACATATCAGCAAAGAACTGGAATCGACCGTTCTCACTTCTATGATTCTCGCGTCCGTCGTTTCGACTTACATCATTCTTTTCAACGATCCGATTTCAAGATTCATTCTTAAGTTGTTGGGAATGGTCGGACTCAAAGAAAAAGAAGATGAAAAAACGGAATCCGACATTACCGGTCAACCCAAAAGAGATATCGTTATCCTCGGTTACTTTAGAATCGCTCAGGGTCTTTTGGAAGGAATCGAACGAGAAAAGCCGGAATGGCTCAATCGGATTTTGGTCGTGGACTTCAATCCGGTTTTTCGTCAATCTCTCGAGGCGAAGGGAATTCGTTGGGCATACGGCGACTTGGCGAATCCGGAAACGCTTCATCATCTTGGAATTGAAGATGCAAGATATGTAATATGCACGATTTCTGATATGATTCTCAAGGGAACTACCAATCGAAGACTTTTGGAATCCCTCAAGGCGATCTGTCATCATACTCAACCTTCCATCATTCTTACCACGGACGACGCACAGGAAGCCGATGTTCTCGTTTCAAGCGGGGCCGCGCACGTGATCGTTCCCGGAAGAATCAGCGGTATGTCCCTCTTTAAGGAAATGAAAACGATCGTGGATCATACGAAGAACGGCGTTGAAAAATCCGCCGTAAAAACCGTGAAAGCGACGTCTGCGGCCGTTCTCGATTCCAAGAAGAAAAAAGCTGTGGGGAAAAAGACTACTTCCAAGTCTAAAGTAAAAGGGAAGTAG
- the hpt gene encoding hypoxanthine phosphoribosyltransferase gives MNKIASDILHPRFTQEEISQKVKSLASEISKDYKKLNPVLICVLKGGVYFFTDLTKAIPFSVEIDFVQAKSYSGTVSMGKIDLLKDIDTDLSDRHVILVEDILDTGFTLQYLVRHIFTRNPASLEIVTLLLKERKNILEFPVKYVGWRIPDEFVVGYGLDFDGKYRNLPDIHVLEPGEYNV, from the coding sequence ATGAATAAGATCGCTTCCGATATTTTACATCCTCGTTTTACTCAGGAAGAAATTTCCCAAAAGGTGAAATCGCTCGCTTCCGAAATATCAAAAGATTATAAAAAATTAAATCCGGTTCTGATCTGCGTGTTGAAGGGTGGAGTTTATTTTTTCACGGACTTAACGAAAGCGATTCCTTTTTCGGTCGAGATCGATTTCGTTCAAGCGAAGTCGTATTCCGGAACCGTATCCATGGGAAAGATCGATTTGTTAAAAGACATCGACACGGATCTTTCGGACCGTCATGTGATCCTTGTGGAGGACATTTTAGATACCGGTTTTACTCTTCAATATCTCGTGCGTCATATCTTCACTCGAAATCCTGCAAGTCTTGAGATTGTAACTCTTCTTCTCAAGGAAAGAAAAAACATCCTAGAATTTCCCGTGAAATACGTGGGCTGGAGAATTCCGGATGAGTTCGTAGTAGGTTACGGTTTGGATTTCGACGGAAAGTATAGAAATCTTCCGGATATTCACGTTTTAGAACCTGGAGAATACAACGTTTGA